One Choloepus didactylus isolate mChoDid1 chromosome 8, mChoDid1.pri, whole genome shotgun sequence DNA window includes the following coding sequences:
- the SULT4A1 gene encoding sulfotransferase 4A1: protein MAESEAETPSTPGEFESKYFEFHGVRLPPFCRGKMEEIANFPVRPSDVWIVTYPKSGTSLLQEVVYLVSQGADPDEIGLMNIEEQLPVLEYPQPGLDIIKELTSPRLIKSHLPYRFLPSDLHSGESKVIYMARNPKDLVVSYYQFHRSLRTMSYRGTFQEFCRRFMNDKLGYGSWFEHVQEFWEHRMDSNVLFLKYEDMHRDLATMVQQLARFLGVPCDKAQLESMVEHCHQLVDQCCNAEALPVGRGRVGLWKDIFTVSMNEKFDLVYKQKMGKCDLTFDFHL, encoded by the exons atGGCGGAGAGCGAGGCCGAGACCCCCAGCACCCCGGGGGAGTTCGAGAGCAAGTACTTCGAGTTCCACGGCGTGCGGCTGCCGCCCTTCTGCCGCGGAAAGATGGAGGAGATCGCCAACTTCCCGGTGCGGCCCAGCGACGTGTGGATCGTCACCTACCCCAAGTCCG gcacGAGCTTGCTGCAGGAGGTGGTCTACTTGGTGAGCCAGGGGGCCGACCCTGACGAGATCGGGCTGATGAACATCGAGGAGCAGCTCCCAGTCCTGGAGTACCCTCAGCCGGGCCTGGACATCATCAAG GAGCTGACTTCCCCCCGCCTCATCAAGAGCCACCTCCCCTACCGCTTTCTGCCCTCGGATCTCCACAGCGGCGAGTCCAAG GTCATCTACATGGCTCGCAACCCCAAGGACCTGGTGGTGTCCTATTACCAGTTCCACCGCTCCCTGCGGACCATGAGCTACCGAGGCACTTTCCAAGAATTCTGCCGGAGATTTATGAATGACAAAT TAGGCTACGGCTCCTGGTTTGAGCACGTGCAGGAGTTCTGGGAACACCGCATGGATTCAAACGTGCTTTTCCTCAAGTATGAAGACATGCACCGG GACCTGGCGACGATGGTGCAGCAGCTGGCCAGATTCCTGGGTGTGCCTTGTGACAAGGCCCAGCTGGAGTCCATGGTTGAGCACTGCCACCAGCTCGTGGACCAGTGCTGCAATGCCGAGGCCCTGCCGGTGGGCCGGG GACGAGTCGGGCTGTGGAAGGACATCTTCACTGTCTCCATGAACGAGAAGTTCGACTTAGTGTATAAGCAGAAGATGGGAAAGTGCGACCTCACGTTTGATTTTCATTTATAG